CAAACGTGGTGCAGTTCGCCAGCGGGCAACCAGGCCTCTTGCATCATTCTGCCGGTCACTACGGATAAGGTAGCGGCTAGGAGCATGGCGGTGTTTAAGAGTCGCTGAAGATTGACCCACCAGCCGGGTTTACCCACTTGATGGGTAAGTCGAGACCAAAAGTCAGGAAACAACAATCGCCGATATCCCCAATGAAAGCTATAGATGGCCAGAGCGGGAAATATCAGCAAAAAGAAGAGACCAAACGTACCATGAATGCCTTGAATATCTGGCAGTAAGGGCAAAGGAATAGAGCCAAATCGACCATCATAGGTGTTGTAAACCAGAAAGCCGGTAATCAAGGCACTAATTGCTAGCAAGCCAGCGATGCCGTGTAAAAGCCTTAAAACCAAAGGCTGATAAGGAATTAATTTAGACATTTCACTCGCCAACCGAGGTAATTTTATTCATTAGAGAAATATGATAGGTCAGAAAATACTTCCATGGCAAACAACAGAAGATGAACAAAAAGTGAAATAGAGTCACCTCAAAAATGATTAAATTATGAAATAAGAGTTTATTTCTTATAGTTCTGATCAGTATTTTTAATTAGGCTCAAATCCCCTGTTCGTGATATGGTTTAAGTCATGAAGGGGAGTAGCTTTGGGTTTTAACCCAATCGTCTGAATCAACATACTGGCGATGAGCCTGGTTCAGATGGTGAATTAGCACTGTGAAGTAAAACTGTGCGTTCGCAAGCGAGACCTTCACTGAGTCCACAACTGACGTGGGCTTGGTGGAGTTCTTGTGAGCATCCATCATGCCCGCTCAGGCTTAATAATCCTGGAGACGAGCATGCATCCACTGACCGGATTTACCGCTGGCTTACTGTTCATCACCCTATCTGAGTTAGGGGATAAA
This genomic interval from Nodosilinea sp. FACHB-141 contains the following:
- a CDS encoding cytochrome b/b6 domain-containing protein, whose amino-acid sequence is MASEMSKLIPYQPLVLRLLHGIAGLLAISALITGFLVYNTYDGRFGSIPLPLLPDIQGIHGTFGLFFLLIFPALAIYSFHWGYRRLLFPDFWSRLTHQVGKPGWWVNLQRLLNTAMLLAATLSVVTGRMMQEAWLPAGELHHVWYRLHLTAWLVLLITLLGHIAMGLKVGGVPLLLSMVQTKYRPEESPYLWIGYLREKFHERFGR